Proteins co-encoded in one Sus scrofa isolate TJ Tabasco breed Duroc chromosome 14, Sscrofa11.1, whole genome shotgun sequence genomic window:
- the LOC110256844 gene encoding uncharacterized protein LOC110256844 produces the protein MALYEHLSILRLRLPGLRAVATPGSPRLALGACLTVFPTPLVPAANGSSLPALRSPGRRGLGRIKQAEGGTLVIAEAQRHALGQAYAAPQRESKPRKCGFRDEIYESLSQPGRLPRGTEILSPPQAPYSPVPLRPLPEPAGV, from the coding sequence ATGGCTCTCTACGAGCATCTAAGCATCCTCCGGCTGCGCCTCCCAGGATTGAGGGCGGTGGCCACTCCGGGGTCCCCACGCCTCGCGCTGGGGGCCTGCCTCACCGTCTTCCCCACCCCCCTGGTTCCCGCAGCCAATGGCTCCTCGTTGCCGGCCCTCCGCTCGCCGGGCAGGCGGGGACTGGGGAGAATAAAGCAGGCAGAGGGGGGAACGCTGGTGATCGCGGAGGCCCAGAGGCACGCCCTGGGACAGGCGTATGCAGCCCCCCAGAGAGAAAGCAAACCCCGAAAATGTGGCTTCAGGGACGAAATTTACGAGAGCCTCTCCCAACCGGGGCGCCTCCCGCGGGGAACGGAGATCCTCTCGCCTCCCCAGGCTCCCTATTCCCCGGTACCGCTGCGCCCGCTCCCCGAGCCAGCCGGGGTCTAG